A stretch of the Sphingobacterium thalpophilum genome encodes the following:
- a CDS encoding ZIP family metal transporter → MNSILLILILFVPAFASGIAVFFVQKKGTNFLKLILSFSGAYLFSITVLHLIPHVYQSNNTSPEVLGIYVLAGFLFQLFLEQFSQGIEHGHIHTADEHGHQHSHSFPIGIMFSLCLHAFLEGMPLAATHQTELALGISVHHIPAAFALGSILISTHLKRNTIIITLALFAAMTPFGFLLSKAISAGEVGDIQQYFDKIMAVVIGIFLHISTTILFESGSIDHHKFNKKKMIAVIAGVAIALASFAFGGHDHAHDHQEHQEHHDHDGHDGHEHHDHVH, encoded by the coding sequence ATGAATTCAATCTTATTGATTTTAATTTTATTCGTACCTGCATTTGCAAGTGGGATAGCGGTATTTTTCGTACAGAAAAAAGGTACCAATTTTTTGAAATTGATTCTTTCCTTTAGTGGGGCCTACTTGTTCTCCATCACAGTATTGCACCTGATCCCGCATGTCTATCAATCCAACAATACCTCACCCGAGGTATTGGGTATCTATGTACTAGCCGGATTTTTGTTTCAGCTTTTTCTCGAACAGTTCTCTCAGGGGATCGAACACGGCCATATCCATACCGCCGATGAACATGGCCATCAGCATAGCCACAGTTTTCCGATCGGGATCATGTTCAGCCTATGTCTACATGCATTCCTCGAAGGAATGCCCTTGGCCGCAACACATCAGACCGAGCTGGCGCTGGGCATTTCCGTACACCATATCCCCGCAGCTTTTGCGCTGGGAAGCATCCTGATCAGTACTCACCTCAAAAGAAATACCATTATCATCACGCTGGCCTTGTTTGCTGCAATGACACCTTTCGGCTTTTTATTGAGTAAGGCTATCAGTGCAGGCGAGGTAGGCGACATCCAACAGTACTTCGACAAGATCATGGCTGTGGTAATCGGTATATTTTTACATATATCCACTACAATATTGTTCGAATCGGGCTCTATCGATCATCATAAGTTCAATAAAAAGAAGATGATTGCCGTCATTGCCGGGGTGGCTATTGCACTGGCGAGTTTTGCTTTTGGCGGTCACGACCATGCACATGACCATCAGGAACATCAGGAGCATCATGATCACGATGGTCATGACGGGCACGAACATCATGATCATGTGCATTAA
- a CDS encoding Na+/H+ antiporter codes for MIKKIGITIHCFLSLFLFALPLAAQQPADEVNTTLDAWHKTAGEVKFGPFVQSLSADAVILGTDRQDRWDKEHSAAFSSQYFDPKQAWTYTYERRHLYFNKDSTTAWFDETFKINTKFFRGTGVLSKADSAWTIRQYNLSMLAPYQEVKAAVGGKLGQQVHNNLLLVMVLFFFMAMLFVLSQRLKISYPILLVIGGLGVSLIPGAPVISIDPDIVFLVFLPPLLFEAAWYTNWDNFLKWRRSIFIMGFGLVFFTSLAIAYFSVSIIPGFTLALGFLLGGIISPPDAVAASSVLKGVNMPKRGITILEGESLVNDAASLTVFRFASIAILTGQFAMGTATTQFLVLSIMGVVVGLVIGHILYFFLRYVAKSSSITTPITLIAPYLMYIVAEHFEWSGVLAVVSGGLFLSFRAGDYLNYHTRIQTTEVWETVGFLLNGFVFILIGLELPVIIDGLGEYSMEEAIDYALAICVIVIVLRLVAVYLSAFVPRMLSGRVRRREKSPGWKLPLIVGWAGMRGVVSLASALAIPLTLYDGTAFPHRNLILFITFVVILVTLVFQGLTLPLLIRLIKIDEVDEQVPAEEQMDEIRVKLGKESIAYLDKHYAKEMMEYETIARVKEQIIRSVNASERAKEEDTRAQLSAVRGLYIKIMLELLALRREGLARMKSTKAYDSEVIKELEYSLDLEESRLSRR; via the coding sequence ATGATTAAAAAGATCGGGATAACGATTCATTGTTTTTTGAGTTTATTTCTTTTTGCACTTCCGCTTGCTGCGCAGCAGCCTGCCGATGAGGTCAATACGACGTTGGACGCCTGGCATAAAACAGCGGGGGAAGTCAAATTCGGACCATTTGTTCAGTCTCTGTCGGCTGACGCTGTTATTTTGGGGACCGACAGGCAGGACCGTTGGGATAAGGAGCATAGTGCGGCCTTTTCCAGCCAATACTTCGACCCCAAGCAGGCCTGGACCTATACCTACGAGCGTAGACATCTCTATTTTAACAAGGACAGTACCACTGCCTGGTTTGACGAAACGTTCAAGATAAATACCAAGTTTTTTCGCGGTACCGGTGTGCTGAGCAAAGCCGACAGTGCCTGGACAATCCGGCAGTACAACCTATCCATGCTGGCTCCTTATCAGGAGGTGAAAGCCGCTGTTGGCGGAAAGCTGGGGCAGCAGGTTCACAACAACCTGCTGCTGGTTATGGTGTTATTTTTCTTTATGGCGATGCTGTTTGTCCTGAGCCAGCGGCTGAAAATTTCCTATCCGATCTTGCTGGTCATTGGTGGCTTGGGAGTTTCTTTGATACCCGGAGCACCGGTCATCAGTATTGATCCTGACATTGTATTTTTGGTATTTTTGCCACCCTTACTGTTTGAGGCAGCTTGGTATACCAACTGGGACAATTTCCTGAAATGGCGTCGTTCGATTTTTATTATGGGTTTTGGGCTGGTGTTTTTCACTTCCCTGGCTATCGCTTATTTCTCGGTGAGTATTATCCCCGGCTTTACGCTAGCTTTGGGCTTTTTGCTTGGCGGCATTATTTCACCACCCGATGCGGTGGCCGCGAGCTCGGTACTGAAAGGTGTAAACATGCCTAAACGGGGTATCACCATATTGGAAGGGGAAAGCCTGGTCAATGATGCAGCTTCGCTGACGGTCTTTCGATTTGCTTCCATAGCTATTCTTACTGGCCAATTTGCCATGGGGACGGCGACAACACAGTTTCTGGTACTCTCGATTATGGGGGTGGTGGTCGGCCTGGTCATCGGTCATATCCTCTATTTCTTTTTGCGTTATGTAGCCAAGTCTTCAAGTATAACGACACCGATCACGCTTATTGCGCCCTATCTGATGTATATTGTCGCGGAGCATTTTGAATGGTCGGGCGTGCTGGCGGTCGTGAGCGGAGGGCTGTTTCTGTCATTCAGGGCCGGAGACTACCTGAACTATCATACTCGTATCCAGACTACAGAGGTCTGGGAGACCGTCGGTTTCCTGCTCAACGGCTTTGTATTTATTTTGATCGGACTCGAGCTTCCAGTTATCATTGACGGTCTGGGCGAATACTCGATGGAGGAAGCGATTGATTATGCACTGGCCATCTGCGTAATTGTTATTGTACTGCGTCTGGTGGCGGTTTACCTGTCTGCCTTTGTCCCACGGATGCTTTCGGGACGAGTTCGGCGGAGAGAAAAAAGCCCCGGCTGGAAACTGCCGCTAATCGTCGGCTGGGCAGGTATGCGGGGAGTAGTTTCGCTGGCATCTGCGCTGGCCATACCGTTGACGTTGTACGATGGAACAGCATTTCCGCACCGCAATCTGATCCTATTCATTACTTTTGTCGTCATTCTTGTGACGTTGGTATTTCAGGGACTTACCCTGCCGCTGCTGATCCGGCTGATCAAAATAGATGAAGTGGACGAGCAGGTGCCGGCGGAAGAGCAGATGGATGAAATCCGGGTCAAACTCGGGAAGGAGTCCATTGCTTACCTGGATAAGCATTATGCCAAGGAGATGATGGAATACGAAACCATTGCCCGGGTGAAAGAGCAGATCATTCGCAGTGTCAATGCATCCGAACGTGCCAAAGAAGAAGATACACGGGCACAGCTTTCGGCAGTTCGGGGATTATATATTAAAATTATGCTCGAACTGCTGGCATTACGTCGTGAAGGGCTGGCGAGGATGAAGTCGACCAAGGCCTACGATAGCGAGGTGATCAAGGAGCTCGAATATTCCCTGGATCTCGAAGAGTCGCGTCTCTCGCGGCGATAA
- the xylA gene encoding xylose isomerase, with product MNIIKGQKEFFKGIEQIQFEGRDSKNPLAFRYYNPKQIVAGKTMEEYFKFACSYWHSFNGDGSDPFGGRTHVFPWDASSDVLTRAKDKMDAAFEFITKMNIPYYCFHDVDLIDYTDDVLENEKRLAAIVDYAKEKQQASGVKLLWGTANLFSHRRYMNGAATNPDFQVLTHGAAQVKAALDATIALGGENYVFWGGREGYMSLLNTNMKREQEHLAKFLHLAKDYARKNGFKGTFFIEPKPCEPTKHQYDYDAATVLGFLRQYDLLEDFKLNLEVNHATLAGHTFQHELQVAVDAGKLGSIDANRGDYQNGWDTDQFPNDINELTESMLIILEGGGFQGGGVNFDAKIRRNSTDPQDLFYAHIGGMDIFARALLTAERILEDSEYRKIRAERYASFDQGSGASFESGALTLEQLRDLAVELGEPQPVSGKQEYLENLINRYI from the coding sequence ATGAATATAATTAAAGGACAAAAAGAATTTTTCAAGGGAATTGAACAGATTCAGTTCGAAGGCAGAGACAGCAAGAATCCGCTGGCCTTTCGGTATTATAATCCCAAGCAGATCGTTGCGGGGAAAACCATGGAAGAGTATTTTAAGTTTGCCTGTTCTTATTGGCATTCCTTCAATGGAGACGGTTCGGATCCATTTGGTGGCCGTACGCATGTGTTCCCCTGGGATGCGAGCAGCGACGTGCTGACACGGGCCAAAGATAAAATGGATGCAGCATTTGAATTCATCACTAAGATGAATATACCTTACTACTGTTTTCATGATGTGGATCTGATCGATTATACAGACGATGTCTTAGAGAACGAAAAAAGACTGGCGGCCATAGTGGATTATGCGAAAGAAAAGCAGCAGGCCAGCGGGGTGAAACTCCTCTGGGGAACTGCCAATCTGTTTAGTCACCGCCGTTACATGAACGGTGCAGCAACCAATCCGGACTTTCAGGTACTGACCCATGGTGCTGCACAGGTGAAAGCGGCCTTGGACGCGACCATTGCTCTTGGTGGAGAGAACTACGTGTTTTGGGGTGGAAGGGAAGGTTATATGAGCCTGCTCAATACCAATATGAAGCGCGAACAGGAACACCTTGCCAAATTCTTACACCTTGCTAAAGATTATGCTCGTAAAAATGGATTTAAAGGCACCTTCTTCATTGAGCCCAAACCTTGTGAGCCGACCAAGCATCAATATGACTACGACGCTGCTACGGTGTTAGGCTTCCTACGCCAATACGATCTACTGGAAGATTTCAAGCTGAATCTGGAAGTGAACCACGCGACATTGGCGGGCCATACCTTCCAGCACGAACTGCAGGTGGCTGTAGATGCCGGAAAATTGGGTTCTATCGATGCTAACCGTGGCGATTACCAAAACGGCTGGGACACAGACCAGTTTCCAAACGATATCAATGAACTGACAGAGTCGATGTTGATTATCCTAGAAGGTGGTGGCTTCCAGGGTGGTGGTGTCAACTTTGATGCAAAGATTCGTCGTAACTCAACCGATCCTCAAGATCTATTTTATGCGCATATTGGTGGTATGGATATCTTCGCACGTGCGCTGCTGACTGCTGAGCGTATCCTGGAAGACTCCGAATACCGTAAAATCCGGGCCGAACGCTACGCTTCCTTTGATCAGGGATCTGGTGCCTCATTTGAATCTGGTGCACTGACTCTGGAGCAATTGAGAGACCTGGCAGTGGAACTCGGTGAGCCGCAGCCGGTCAGCGGTAAGCAGGAGTATTTAGAAAATTTGATCAATAGATATATATAG
- a CDS encoding WD40/YVTN/BNR-like repeat-containing protein, whose product MKTLLLFLGIQMALTSSLLAQKHSIQLLNQERSSSYRGLSVVDDQTLWVSGSKGTVGLSTDAGRNWQWINPIGYEKIDFRDIEAFDENTALIISAGSPALVLRTADGGRTWQEVFKDTRPEIFYDGFAFTTKGLGIAFGDAIDGRMPLLRTVDFGKTWEDISDNLTFAIARGEAGFAASGTSIFCNEKGHFWIATGGTVSHIYHSLDQGDTWQRYACPILQGQNSTGPFSIAFRSPKTGIVVGGDYTAAQKNEKACFLSTDGGKSWTAPQQPPLGYKSSVIYSSAKQLICTGTSGTDLSADSGRSWQPISDESYNVVQRAKKGKAVFLAGDKGKIAKLHP is encoded by the coding sequence ATGAAAACACTCCTGCTATTCTTAGGAATCCAAATGGCACTGACAAGCAGCCTACTGGCCCAAAAACACAGCATACAGCTGCTCAATCAGGAACGTAGCAGCAGTTACCGCGGACTGAGTGTTGTCGACGACCAAACGCTCTGGGTAAGCGGCAGCAAAGGCACGGTAGGCCTGAGCACCGATGCCGGAAGGAATTGGCAATGGATCAATCCCATCGGTTATGAAAAAATAGATTTCAGGGATATTGAAGCTTTTGATGAAAATACGGCCCTGATTATCTCTGCAGGTTCGCCGGCGCTGGTATTACGTACGGCCGATGGTGGGCGTACATGGCAGGAAGTTTTTAAAGATACGCGGCCTGAAATTTTTTATGATGGCTTTGCATTCACCACAAAGGGACTGGGCATCGCCTTTGGAGATGCCATCGACGGTAGGATGCCCTTATTGCGAACTGTCGATTTTGGCAAAACCTGGGAAGATATTTCCGACAATTTAACCTTTGCCATCGCTCGCGGCGAAGCGGGCTTCGCCGCGAGCGGCACTTCCATCTTCTGCAACGAAAAGGGACATTTCTGGATCGCTACAGGCGGGACAGTCTCACACATCTATCATAGCCTCGATCAGGGGGATACCTGGCAACGCTACGCCTGCCCGATCCTGCAGGGCCAGAACAGCACGGGCCCATTCTCCATTGCATTCCGTTCGCCCAAAACAGGCATCGTCGTTGGCGGAGATTATACTGCTGCCCAAAAAAACGAGAAAGCCTGCTTCCTCAGCACAGACGGTGGAAAAAGCTGGACTGCCCCGCAGCAGCCTCCTTTGGGCTACAAATCGTCTGTCATTTATAGCTCCGCAAAGCAGCTGATCTGTACGGGTACCTCGGGAACAGACCTCTCGGCGGACAGCGGCCGGTCATGGCAGCCTATATCGGACGAAAGTTATAACGTCGTACAACGCGCTAAAAAAGGCAAAGCTGTTTTCCTCGCGGGAGATAAGGGAAAAATAGCGAAGCTGCATCCATAA
- a CDS encoding LacI family DNA-binding transcriptional regulator, with translation MNKKTTIYDIARELGITVSTVSRALNNVPTISEATRQLVLKKAKELNYSVNKIASSLSSGKSNTIGVIVPTMQIHFFAEAVHSIEKELKKHRYSLLLYQSNESYADEVNGVKTLLEAQVDGIIASLSLETQQTAHFQEVIRQGKCLIIFDRTHQDIQAPVVKLDDFEAGYLATRHLIDQGYRNIGFITTNKEITIFKDRVRGFEAALQDAGIPRHESLIVRGNLSIEAGIKGTGQLLQSPIKPDAIIGGDDFTAVGIMQALKAQQINIPATGVIGFANQRFSSFITPTLSSIDQQANKMGEECAKLFLKMVKQKDPYAAIEQVVLNPILVKRESTARNQQS, from the coding sequence GTGAATAAAAAAACGACCATATATGACATCGCACGAGAGCTTGGCATTACGGTATCTACCGTCTCCCGTGCACTGAATAATGTACCTACCATTAGTGAGGCGACAAGACAGCTGGTATTGAAGAAAGCGAAAGAACTGAATTACAGTGTCAATAAAATTGCATCTTCCCTATCTTCAGGCAAGTCCAATACCATTGGTGTCATCGTGCCTACCATGCAGATCCATTTTTTTGCGGAGGCGGTTCACAGTATCGAAAAAGAACTCAAGAAACATCGGTACAGCCTTCTGCTGTATCAGTCAAACGAGTCTTATGCCGACGAGGTCAACGGTGTCAAAACCCTGTTGGAAGCACAAGTGGATGGCATTATCGCGTCTCTTTCGCTGGAGACCCAGCAGACAGCGCATTTTCAGGAAGTCATCAGACAGGGTAAGTGCCTGATTATCTTTGACCGTACTCATCAGGATATCCAGGCCCCTGTTGTCAAACTCGATGATTTCGAGGCGGGGTATCTCGCGACCAGACATCTGATCGACCAAGGCTACCGCAATATCGGCTTTATAACAACCAATAAGGAGATCACCATTTTTAAAGATCGGGTCCGGGGATTTGAAGCGGCACTGCAAGACGCAGGTATACCACGACATGAAAGCCTGATCGTCCGCGGTAATCTATCCATCGAAGCGGGTATCAAGGGGACCGGGCAACTGTTGCAGTCGCCTATCAAACCGGATGCAATTATCGGCGGTGATGATTTTACGGCCGTTGGTATCATGCAGGCACTTAAAGCCCAGCAGATCAATATTCCGGCAACGGGCGTCATTGGATTTGCAAACCAGAGGTTTTCATCCTTCATCACCCCTACACTTTCCAGCATCGATCAGCAGGCCAATAAAATGGGGGAAGAATGTGCTAAGCTTTTCCTAAAGATGGTGAAACAAAAAGACCCCTATGCAGCAATTGAGCAGGTGGTACTGAATCCCATTTTGGTCAAAAGGGAATCAACTGCGAGAAATCAGCAGTCATAA
- the glmM gene encoding phosphoglucosamine mutase encodes MTLIKSISGIRGTIGGRAGEGLTPIDIVKFTAAYGKIIVQQSGIKKIVVGRDARVSGEMVSNLVIGTLQSIGVDVIDLGLSTTPTVEIAVPMEQAAGGIILTASHNPGQWNALKLLNAKGEFISDAEGKEVLALGESLDFDFSAVEQLGQVHKDYSYLQKHVDAVLALEYVDKEAVKAANFKIALDAVNSTGGTFIPALLDALGVQTVYKIHCEPNGQFPHNPEPLKEHLTDLSAAVLENKADLGIAVDPDVDRLVFMMEDGELFGEEYTLVAVADYLLQHKKGNTVSNLSSTRALRDVTRAHGGEYYAAAVGEVNVVTKMKEVDAVIGGEGNGGVIYPASHYGRDALVGVAIFLTHLAKLGKKASEYRASLPQYFMSKNKITLTPDLDIDNLLAKMQEKYKHEQHSTIDGLKIDFEEEWVHLRKSNTEPIIRIYSEGPTPEAAEQIAQKIIAEIEEIIK; translated from the coding sequence ATGACTTTAATTAAATCAATATCTGGGATACGGGGTACGATAGGTGGTCGTGCAGGAGAAGGACTGACTCCGATAGACATTGTTAAATTTACAGCTGCATATGGAAAGATCATCGTGCAGCAAAGCGGTATCAAGAAGATCGTGGTCGGCCGGGATGCACGTGTATCTGGCGAAATGGTCAGCAATCTGGTGATCGGCACATTGCAGAGCATCGGAGTTGATGTCATTGATCTGGGCCTGTCCACTACGCCTACAGTTGAAATTGCTGTGCCCATGGAGCAGGCGGCAGGGGGGATTATCCTAACGGCTTCGCATAATCCCGGCCAGTGGAATGCCCTCAAGCTTCTGAATGCGAAAGGTGAGTTTATATCAGATGCAGAAGGCAAAGAAGTGCTGGCGCTGGGCGAGTCGCTGGATTTTGATTTTTCAGCTGTTGAGCAACTTGGACAAGTGCATAAAGATTATTCGTATTTGCAAAAACACGTAGATGCCGTATTGGCACTGGAATACGTCGATAAAGAGGCGGTAAAAGCTGCTAATTTCAAAATAGCATTAGATGCGGTAAATAGTACGGGCGGCACGTTCATCCCCGCCTTGCTTGACGCTCTAGGTGTACAGACCGTTTATAAAATCCATTGCGAGCCCAATGGTCAGTTTCCGCATAACCCCGAACCTTTAAAGGAACATCTGACCGATTTATCGGCGGCGGTGCTGGAAAACAAAGCTGATCTGGGAATTGCCGTTGATCCGGATGTGGACAGATTGGTGTTTATGATGGAAGACGGTGAGCTCTTTGGCGAAGAGTACACGCTGGTGGCAGTAGCAGATTATCTGTTGCAGCATAAAAAAGGAAATACAGTGTCCAATTTATCTTCTACACGTGCACTGCGCGATGTAACAAGGGCGCACGGGGGCGAGTATTATGCTGCTGCTGTCGGAGAAGTAAATGTGGTTACCAAAATGAAAGAAGTGGATGCTGTCATCGGTGGTGAAGGCAACGGGGGAGTGATCTATCCTGCCTCACACTATGGCCGTGATGCGCTGGTGGGTGTGGCAATTTTCCTGACTCATCTGGCCAAATTGGGTAAGAAAGCCTCTGAATACAGGGCGTCTTTGCCACAATATTTCATGTCCAAGAATAAAATTACGTTGACTCCGGACCTGGATATTGACAACCTTCTTGCCAAAATGCAGGAGAAATACAAGCATGAGCAGCATAGCACCATTGACGGTCTGAAAATTGATTTTGAAGAGGAATGGGTGCATCTCCGTAAATCGAATACTGAACCGATTATCCGGATTTATTCTGAAGGACCGACTCCGGAAGCGGCCGAACAGATTGCACAGAAGATCATTGCTGAGATCGAAGAGATCATTAAATAA
- a CDS encoding MarR family winged helix-turn-helix transcriptional regulator, producing MKIEDEIKASKFSNEWHRCTVNILYTYNWINNELEQRAAKEGITLKQFNVLRILRGQYPKPATNNLIKSRMLSTTPDISRMIDRMVSKGLVSRCQSGGDKRAVDLVITDKGLKILENLEEPMLMQDILPGRITAAEALQLSELLDKLRG from the coding sequence ATGAAGATTGAGGACGAAATCAAGGCAAGTAAATTCAGCAATGAATGGCATCGTTGTACGGTCAATATTTTATATACGTACAACTGGATCAACAATGAACTGGAACAGCGGGCGGCAAAGGAGGGTATTACGCTGAAGCAGTTCAATGTACTGCGTATTCTCCGGGGTCAATATCCTAAGCCAGCCACCAATAACCTCATCAAATCAAGAATGCTGAGCACCACGCCCGATATTTCACGTATGATTGACCGAATGGTCAGCAAGGGACTTGTCTCCCGCTGTCAGTCGGGTGGCGACAAGCGGGCTGTGGACCTGGTCATTACGGATAAAGGCCTGAAGATACTGGAGAATCTCGAAGAACCCATGTTGATGCAGGATATCCTTCCTGGCCGGATCACTGCTGCGGAAGCGTTGCAGCTCAGCGAACTGCTCGATAAGCTGAGAGGCTAG
- a CDS encoding xylulokinase, with translation MYLLGIDVGTSSVKVSIVEASSQRKVCSVQYPETEAPIISLQPNWAEQDPLDWWAYFKQALWKANASGLYDPKVITAIGIAYQMHGLVVVDKQQRPLRNAIIWCDSRAVGLGNAAFDALGKTFNLQHHLNSPGNFTASKLAWVKANEPAIYEQIDKIMLPGDFIAMKLSGSISSSISGLSEGIFWDFEQNSLSTSLMDYYGFDKQIIPEIRPVFSEHGTISKAVAAELGLSDSVTINYKAGDQPNNALSLNVLQPGEVAATAGTSGVIYGVSDQLIADPESRVNTFAHVNYSADEIRTGMLLCINGTGIMNSWGKKLFGKELSYDQINALAATSPVGSKGVQVIPFGNGAERMLHNQLVGASIASIDLNRHDTSDILRAIQEGIAFAFRYGLDIMRENGFYPEVIRAGNTNLFLSEVFRKSFVGATGVPVEIFDHDGSVGAALGAGIGSGYYSDAKDAFHSLKPVYTVEPQQVDVYETYYQQWKELLNTKINLK, from the coding sequence ATGTATTTGTTAGGTATAGACGTCGGTACATCTTCGGTCAAGGTCTCCATAGTAGAGGCATCATCCCAGCGCAAAGTCTGTTCGGTGCAATATCCTGAAACCGAAGCGCCGATTATTTCACTGCAGCCCAATTGGGCCGAGCAGGATCCCCTGGATTGGTGGGCCTATTTTAAGCAGGCGCTTTGGAAGGCGAATGCATCAGGATTGTATGACCCTAAAGTTATTACGGCTATTGGAATTGCTTACCAAATGCACGGACTTGTCGTTGTGGACAAGCAGCAGCGGCCCTTGCGTAATGCCATCATCTGGTGTGACAGTAGAGCTGTGGGATTGGGGAATGCCGCTTTTGATGCTTTGGGAAAAACGTTCAATCTGCAGCATCATCTCAATTCTCCGGGCAATTTTACCGCCTCCAAATTAGCTTGGGTCAAAGCCAACGAGCCCGCTATTTATGAACAGATTGATAAGATCATGTTGCCGGGCGACTTTATCGCGATGAAATTGTCGGGTAGCATCAGCAGTTCGATCTCCGGACTTTCGGAAGGGATATTTTGGGACTTTGAACAGAATAGCCTGTCCACGTCGCTGATGGACTATTACGGTTTCGATAAGCAGATTATTCCCGAAATCAGACCCGTATTTTCGGAGCATGGTACCATTAGCAAAGCTGTAGCGGCCGAACTGGGCCTTTCGGACTCAGTGACCATTAATTATAAAGCTGGCGACCAGCCCAATAATGCGCTGTCGCTGAATGTGCTGCAGCCCGGCGAAGTCGCGGCCACGGCCGGAACCTCCGGGGTGATATACGGTGTTAGCGATCAGCTGATTGCTGATCCCGAATCACGCGTCAATACCTTTGCCCACGTCAATTACAGTGCTGATGAGATCCGTACCGGTATGCTGCTTTGCATCAACGGGACCGGCATCATGAACAGCTGGGGCAAAAAACTGTTCGGGAAGGAGCTTTCCTATGACCAGATCAATGCACTGGCAGCCACATCGCCGGTCGGCAGCAAAGGGGTACAGGTCATACCTTTTGGTAACGGCGCCGAACGCATGCTGCATAACCAGCTGGTCGGAGCGTCGATCGCTTCCATAGATCTCAACAGACATGACACAAGCGACATCTTGCGTGCCATACAGGAAGGAATTGCCTTTGCCTTCCGCTACGGTCTGGATATTATGCGCGAAAACGGCTTTTATCCTGAGGTGATCCGCGCCGGAAATACAAACCTTTTTCTGAGTGAAGTATTCCGGAAGTCATTTGTGGGCGCCACTGGCGTGCCGGTCGAAATCTTTGATCACGATGGCAGCGTCGGCGCTGCTCTAGGTGCAGGGATAGGAAGCGGCTATTACAGCGATGCAAAAGATGCCTTTCATTCACTAAAACCGGTGTACACTGTTGAACCACAGCAGGTCGATGTCTATGAAACGTATTATCAGCAATGGAAAGAATTATTGAACACAAAAATCAATTTAAAATAA
- a CDS encoding FeoA family protein — MRNRNSLDRLKKGEKAVIIDFDSHDIPAKFFELGFIPGTEVEVKHIAPMNGPICLNIIANNALIAIRRSEAKVILIDQK; from the coding sequence ATGCGTAACAGAAATAGCTTAGACAGGCTAAAAAAAGGGGAAAAAGCGGTGATTATTGATTTTGATTCGCACGATATTCCAGCTAAATTTTTCGAGCTGGGTTTTATACCCGGTACTGAAGTTGAAGTGAAACATATCGCTCCAATGAACGGTCCCATATGTTTAAATATTATTGCTAATAACGCCTTGATTGCAATCCGCAGATCAGAAGCTAAAGTCATCCTTATCGATCAGAAATAA
- a CDS encoding phosphatase PAP2 family protein has protein sequence MIQQLVHIDQEIFLAINQGLSNPVFDWLLPILRNPYTWAPLYLFLIIFFIKTYGKTGILIVAMTLITFGISDGISSHLIKKTVKRIRPCNDVEFKENVNIRVRCGSGFSFTSSHAANHFSLAFFWIVLFRRRWKHVLWLCIVWAALISVSQIYVGVHYPFDILCGSALGILVGLATGYLFKRFVPSFFKTEQA, from the coding sequence ATGATTCAACAATTAGTACACATCGATCAGGAAATTTTTCTGGCCATTAATCAAGGCTTGAGCAATCCCGTATTTGACTGGTTATTGCCTATCCTGCGCAACCCATATACCTGGGCTCCGCTGTATCTCTTTCTGATCATTTTTTTCATTAAGACTTATGGAAAAACAGGTATTCTAATTGTGGCGATGACGTTAATTACGTTTGGCATTTCTGACGGTATTTCATCCCATCTGATCAAGAAGACCGTGAAACGGATCAGGCCCTGCAATGATGTGGAGTTTAAAGAAAACGTGAATATCCGCGTACGCTGCGGCTCGGGATTTAGCTTTACTTCCTCACATGCAGCCAATCATTTTTCGCTGGCATTCTTCTGGATCGTTCTGTTCCGCAGAAGATGGAAGCATGTGCTCTGGCTCTGTATCGTGTGGGCAGCCCTCATTTCGGTGTCCCAGATCTATGTTGGCGTGCACTATCCGTTTGACATACTCTGTGGATCTGCCCTGGGTATACTGGTCGGACTGGCAACAGGCTATCTGTTCAAACGTTTTGTACCAAGCTTTTTTAAAACTGAACAAGCATAA